The following are encoded together in the Macrobrachium nipponense isolate FS-2020 chromosome 14, ASM1510439v2, whole genome shotgun sequence genome:
- the LOC135226175 gene encoding uncharacterized protein LOC135226175, whose amino-acid sequence MEFEKIVNKQVVAELSTKGVTWIFNPPYASHFGGIWERQIRSVRSILGALLQHQVLNEDNLRTLLCEVEAILNSRPLTRSSEDPHDLEPITPAHILTLKGSVTSPGVFQWQDLYVKQKWRQVQYLADQFWIRWRREYLPLLQERQRWNSKRHNLAINDVVLVLDKDTPRGSWSLGKVLEVVKFQSWLVRKARIKTKSGEYLRPISK is encoded by the coding sequence ATGGAGTTCGAGAAGATAGTTAATAAGCAAGTTGTGGCCGAGTTATCTACTAAGGGTGTCACATGGATCTTTAACCCTCCGTATGCGTCCCACTTTGGGGGCATATGGGAGCGCCAGATAAGGTCAGTGCGTAGCATTCTTGGCGCACTCCTTCAACATCAGGTACTCAATGAAGACAACCTTCGGACACTGCTGTGCGAGGTTGAAGCAATTTTAAACAGCAGACCCCTCACTAGATCATCAGAGGATCCCCATGATCTAGAGCCCATTACTCCAGCTCACATCTTGACATTGAAGGGATCAGTTACATCTCCAGGAGTATTCCAATGGCAAGACTTGTACGTTAAGCAAAAATGGCGCCAGGTGCAGTATCTTGCTGACCAGTTTTGGATTCGTTGGCGCAGAGAATACCTTCCTTTGTTGCAGGAGCGACAGCGATGGAACTCAAAACGACACAATCTCGCCATCAATGACGTAGTTCTGGTGTTGGACAAAGACACTCCCCGAGGTTCTTGGTCTTTGGGCAAAGTACTGGAGGTGGTGAAGTTTCAGAGCTGGCTAGTGAGAAAGGCTAGAATCAAAACCAAATCCGGAGAATACTTGCGACCTATTTCAAAGTAA